A portion of the Psilocybe cubensis strain MGC-MH-2018 chromosome 10, whole genome shotgun sequence genome contains these proteins:
- a CDS encoding 8-oxo-(d)GTP phosphatase — translation MAESTYPTTQYLAGDFVLSAGSVLFRRRPRLGTSTSTSTSTSNPTNTLEPELEICILHYLTHDEWLLPKGRKDRGEPIERTAVRETYEETGYVCALWPQRMPTLATVPVPAPGQGAGQQSHGLEVPMEDGYGLIEPIAVTVREIARGRVKIIYWYITVVEEGVEKVEGSQMENENFESMFVDVREAEERLTFRGDRDVVRVAIDIVCGRGVVQGADTHSGTLSAV, via the coding sequence ATGGCCGAGTCTACCTACCCAACAACCCAATATCTCGCAGGGGACTTTGTCCTCTCCGCAGGAAGCGTGCTATTCCGGCGCCGCCCCCGCCTCggcacatccacatccacatccacttccacctccaATCCCACCAACACACTCGAGCCCGAGCTCGAAATCTGCATTCTCCACTACCTCACCCATGACGAGTGGCTCCTGCCCAAGGGCCGCAAAGACCGCGGCGAGCCGATCGAGCGCACCGCCGTGCGCGAGACGTACGAGGAGACGGGGTATGTATGCGCGCTGTGGCCACAGCGCATGCCGACGCTCGCGACGGTGCCAGTGCCAGCGCCGGGGCAGGGGGCGGGACAACAGAGCCATGGCCTTGAGGTGCCAATGGAGGACGGGTACGGGCTGATTGAGCCGATTGCAGTCACTGTGCGCGAAATAGCCCGCGGGCGCGTGAAAATTATATATTGGTATATCACGGTCGTGGAGGAAGGCGTGGAGAAGGTTGAGGGATCGCAAATGGAGAACGAGAACTTTGAGTCGATGTTTGTGGATGTGCGCGAGGCGGAGGAGCGGCTGACGTTTCGGGGCGATCGCGATGTTGTGCGGGTGGCGATTGATATTGTGTGTGGGCGGGGAGTGGTGCAAGGCGCGGATACGCATTCAGGGACTTTGAGTGCGGTGTAG